ATCAAAGAGTTGTAGAACGTGCGGATGCGTGTGGAGCGGAACCCGATCTCTTCGACCGTCCCTTCCATGTCTTTCACTTTCACCCAGTCGCCGATCTTAAAAGGATGGTCGACAAGAATCGTGATGGAACCAAAAAGATTTGCAGCGGTGTCTTGCGCTGCCAAGGCCAACGCCAAACCTCCCAGTCCAAGACCGGCAAGCAGAGACATCACGTTAAGTCCGAAGCTTTGCAAGGCGATCAAAACACCAAGAACGACCACCAAAACTTTCAACGCCTTCGATGCGAAAGGTACAAGTTGATCATCGTAAGTGCTTTCCGTTTTTGCCGCCATCTCCATAAAGACGGAAGACAGAGCATCCACAGCATAATAAATCACACGAATAAGACAAAGCGCCACAAGGCCGCGCAAGAAATGATTGTAGTAAGTTTCAAACTTACCCGACAATGCAACGGCATCACCAATGGCAAAGAAGAAGAAAATCACAAGCAACCAGGCTATTGGTTTTTCGACAGGCAGGTTCAGGAAAAACGCCGAAAAGCTTTTCGGATATTTTTTCGTGAACGGATTGTGCTTCTTAATTTCCTTCAGAATAAACTGAATGACGGGGCGGAGGATAAAGCCAAGAACAATCGCCGTCAGCAACACCCCCCACTTCCAATTCGGCATCACCAAAACGGTCGTCTTTAAAAGTTGCGCCAATTCATCGGAAATCAAAGCAGCTTGATCGAGAATGAGTTTTTCCATGAACGAAGTATCCTTATATATATGTCTACATCAACGTCAGGTTGCGACCTGAATAAATCATGATCAAAAGAATCACGCCGAGGACGATACGATAATATCCAAATCCACGGAACCCGTAGCGCGCCACCACGCCGATAAAAAATTTAATTGCGATCATCGCAACGATGAAAGCCACCAAACAGCCCACGGCAAGAAGACCGATTTGCGAAGGTTCGATGGTCTTATAGATCTTTAACAATTTATAACCCGTGGCGACGGCCATCGTGGGAACAGCGAGAAAAAATGAAAACTCAGCTGCCTCTTTTTTGTTCATGCCAAGTGTCAATCCACCCATGATGGTGGCTCCGGATCTGGACACACCGGGGATCATAGCGATGGCTTGAAACATTCCCAGTTTCGCCGCATCTGCATAAGAGAGGTCGCTGGTTTTGCGACCCATCGCTGTCAGATGCGCAAAAATCTTATCCGACCAAACCAGGATAAGACCTCCTGCGATCAGCGCCCAAGCGACAACTTGCACACTGCCAAGAAGTTGATCGACAAGGTCTTTGGCAAGGAAGCCGATGATGCCTGTGGGGAGAAATGCCACGAACAATTTTTTATAGAAGCCCCAATTAGGAAGGAAACGTTTCCAATACAGAACAAGCACGGAAAGAATCGCGCCGAACTGAATGATCACTTCAAACGCTTTTGTGAAAGCGCTGTCTTCGATCCCCATAAAGGAGCTGGCAATAACCATGTGGCCTGTGGAGGAGATCGGCAGAAATTCCGTAATGCCTTCGACGATGCCGAGAATGATAGCGTGCAGATAACTCATAAGTTGTTCCTCAGTTCGGTGTGAAAAATCAGTCGCGATCATTCTTGAAAAGATCGTCGGTGGGTTCAATGTTCGATGGAATGTGTCAAAAAATTTAAGATTTATTTAAGATTTTCCTAACATTTGTGGATGAAATCTGAATATGATTTTTTCACCACGGAGGGGGTTAATATATGAAACGTGCATTATTAGTAGGTGCATTGTTGTTCGGAAGCCAGGCGTTCGCAGGCGAATACTTGGTAAAATATAAGAACACAAGCGCTCTTAACATGCTCAACACAATGACAATGTCGAAGGTTGCTACGATCCAAATGACGGATCATAACGCAACAGCAAGCCTTGTAAAAGTTGACATCCAAAAGAAACACGAAGCGCAAGCTTTGGCGACTCTACTTTCTCAACCTGGCGTTGAGTATGTAGTTCCTAACTTCAAAATCAGAGCTTTCACTGCTCCTGTTGAAACAGCAGCTTTGAAAGAACAATGGGCTATCGCGAAAGTTCAAGCTGAAAAAGCATGGCAACGCGCTGGTAACAAAGGTAACCGCAACGTGATCGTAGCTGTTATCGATACTGGTGTTGACTACAGACACCAATCTTTGGCTCCGAACATGATCGCGGGCTATGACTTCAAAGAAAACGACGCAGATCCAATGGATAAAACAGGCTTCCAAAACCCTGGTCACGGTACTCACTGCGCTGGTGCAGTAGGTGCGACTGGTTTGGTAGATGGTGGTATCGTAGGTTTGGCTCCAGAAGTTTCTATCATGCCTCTTCGCTTCTTGGGTGAAGACGGTTCTGGTGACTTGAACAACGCTATTAAAGCGATCGACTACGCAGTAGAAAAAGGCGCGCAAATCATCTCTGCTTCTTGGGGTGCCGCGGTTCCTCGCTCTACAGCAGCTCCTCTTCTTGAGGCGATCAAGCGTGCTGACGATAAAGGCGTTATCTTCATCGCAGCAGCTGCTAACGATGGTAAGAACAACGATAAAACTGAGATGTATCCAGCTAACAACGGCTACCCGAACTCAATCACAGTTGCAGCTTCTGGTCCGTCTGATGCAAAACCATCTTGGTCTAACTACGGTACAGCGACTGTTCACGTAGCTTCTCCTGGTGAGAACATCATGAGCACATTGCCAAACAATAAGTACGGAAACCTTTCTGGTACTTCTATGGCAACTCCGCTTGTATCTGGTCTTGTTGCTTTGATGAAAGCTCAAGATCCTTCTCTAACAGGTGCGCAAGTTCGTGCGATCCTACAAACGACAGG
This region of Bdellovibrio sp. 22V genomic DNA includes:
- a CDS encoding undecaprenyl-diphosphate phosphatase — encoded protein: MSYLHAIILGIVEGITEFLPISSTGHMVIASSFMGIEDSAFTKAFEVIIQFGAILSVLVLYWKRFLPNWGFYKKLFVAFLPTGIIGFLAKDLVDQLLGSVQVVAWALIAGGLILVWSDKIFAHLTAMGRKTSDLSYADAAKLGMFQAIAMIPGVSRSGATIMGGLTLGMNKKEAAEFSFFLAVPTMAVATGYKLLKIYKTIEPSQIGLLAVGCLVAFIVAMIAIKFFIGVVARYGFRGFGYYRIVLGVILLIMIYSGRNLTLM
- a CDS encoding S8 family serine peptidase, producing the protein MKRALLVGALLFGSQAFAGEYLVKYKNTSALNMLNTMTMSKVATIQMTDHNATASLVKVDIQKKHEAQALATLLSQPGVEYVVPNFKIRAFTAPVETAALKEQWAIAKVQAEKAWQRAGNKGNRNVIVAVIDTGVDYRHQSLAPNMIAGYDFKENDADPMDKTGFQNPGHGTHCAGAVGATGLVDGGIVGLAPEVSIMPLRFLGEDGSGDLNNAIKAIDYAVEKGAQIISASWGAAVPRSTAAPLLEAIKRADDKGVIFIAAAANDGKNNDKTEMYPANNGYPNSITVAASGPSDAKPSWSNYGTATVHVASPGENIMSTLPNNKYGNLSGTSMATPLVSGLVALMKAQDPSLTGAQVRAILQTTGAKVSIETACNCRVDAYEAIDTVMSKKMVVVPAAATIKPSETLAFSVLHGKAPFKYASSNTSVATIADNGTLTAVANGSTTITVTDADGKTASTLNINVGAKSGGSNPPDDGGGLPDPGNPGEPGECPLGDPMICQIICQLQPDLPFCQAK
- a CDS encoding mechanosensitive ion channel family protein, which gives rise to MEKLILDQAALISDELAQLLKTTVLVMPNWKWGVLLTAIVLGFILRPVIQFILKEIKKHNPFTKKYPKSFSAFFLNLPVEKPIAWLLVIFFFFAIGDAVALSGKFETYYNHFLRGLVALCLIRVIYYAVDALSSVFMEMAAKTESTYDDQLVPFASKALKVLVVVLGVLIALQSFGLNVMSLLAGLGLGGLALALAAQDTAANLFGSITILVDHPFKIGDWVKVKDMEGTVEEIGFRSTRIRTFYNSLITIPNAMMAKETIDNMGVRPARRSRQILGLAYETPPEKINSFCEHVRYMIKQHPKVNPETVTVHFNNYNASSLDVLVNFHLNVFTGPEELENQQQIFIEILKIAADMKVDFAYPTQTVYYKSAEPATPSLTTT